From the Rhodoferax mekongensis genome, one window contains:
- a CDS encoding NAD(P)/FAD-dependent oxidoreductase, which yields MDTVDCVVIGAGVVGLAVARSLALAGREVLVLEACESFGTQTSARNSEVIHAGIYYPKDSLKARLCVEGKQLLYAYLQERHLPYQQCGKLLVATRTDQLAQLEVLQAKAAANGVGDLRLLDQAEARSLEPALHCVGALLSPSTGIVDSHALMVSLLGDLEASGGILAVNSVLAHAEYAGGAIELVAEDGTELRAKTVVNAAGLQACEVARRCRGMRQEAIPRAHYAKGSYFALSSRSPFSRLIYPVPEAAGLGVHLTLDMGGQARFGPDVEWVDNPEDLQVDPARGEVFYSEIRKYWPALPDGALQAAYAGMRPKISGPGEPAADFLIQGVGEHGVLGWINLLGIESPGLTSAMAIGAYIEGLVGAE from the coding sequence ATGGATACCGTTGATTGCGTAGTGATCGGTGCGGGCGTCGTGGGGCTGGCAGTCGCGCGCAGTCTGGCTTTGGCCGGGCGTGAGGTGTTGGTTCTTGAGGCATGCGAGAGTTTTGGCACCCAGACAAGTGCGCGCAATAGCGAGGTAATTCACGCAGGCATCTACTACCCGAAAGATTCCCTGAAGGCCCGTTTGTGCGTAGAAGGTAAACAGCTGCTTTACGCCTACCTGCAAGAGCGGCATCTCCCGTATCAACAGTGCGGGAAATTGCTGGTAGCCACGCGGACCGACCAACTTGCCCAACTTGAGGTGTTACAGGCAAAAGCTGCGGCGAACGGCGTCGGTGACCTGCGGCTGTTGGACCAGGCCGAGGCGCGAAGCCTTGAGCCTGCATTGCACTGCGTAGGCGCTTTGCTGTCGCCTTCCACAGGAATCGTGGACAGCCACGCCCTGATGGTCTCTTTACTGGGGGATCTGGAAGCATCCGGAGGCATTCTGGCCGTGAATTCGGTGCTGGCGCACGCCGAATATGCGGGAGGCGCTATTGAATTAGTAGCGGAGGACGGCACGGAGTTGCGTGCGAAAACGGTGGTGAATGCGGCCGGTCTGCAGGCTTGTGAGGTAGCGCGGCGTTGCCGCGGGATGCGGCAGGAGGCGATACCGAGAGCGCATTACGCCAAGGGCAGTTACTTTGCGTTGTCCTCACGCAGCCCCTTCAGTCGCCTCATTTACCCGGTTCCCGAAGCGGCTGGCTTGGGTGTGCACCTGACGCTGGACATGGGCGGACAAGCCCGCTTCGGGCCTGATGTGGAGTGGGTAGATAACCCCGAGGACCTGCAGGTTGATCCTGCTCGCGGCGAGGTGTTTTACAGTGAAATACGCAAATACTGGCCGGCGTTGCCGGATGGCGCTTTGCAAGCCGCCTACGCCGGCATGCGGCCCAAGATTTCGGGGCCCGGTGAACCGGCGGCGGATTTTCTGATCCAAGGGGTTGGCGAACATGGTGTGCTGGGTTGGATCAATCTGCTGGGTATCGAGTCGCCGGGGCTGACCAGTGCCATGGCAATCGGTGCGTATATAGAGGGCCTGGTCGGCGCAGAATAA
- the rpiA gene encoding ribose-5-phosphate isomerase RpiA gives MTTPALSQDELKTLVGQAALQYVVPGEIVGVGTGSTVNKFIDALATIKDQIKGAVSSSVASTERLQALGIQVFDSNEVDKLSVYIDGADEIDGAGNMVKGGGAALTREKIVAAQSTKFVCIADESKLVQTLGKFPLPVEVIPMATQRVIAQFAAKGGKGSIRLKDGKPLVTDNGQYIVDVTGLQITDPLAFEAEVSQWPGVVTVGVFAYQRAQVCLLGTASGVKTLTFQ, from the coding sequence ATGACCACACCCGCACTCTCCCAAGACGAACTCAAAACCCTGGTAGGCCAGGCCGCCCTGCAGTACGTGGTGCCCGGCGAGATCGTGGGCGTGGGTACCGGCTCCACCGTGAACAAATTTATTGACGCGCTGGCCACCATCAAAGACCAGATCAAGGGCGCCGTGTCCAGCTCCGTGGCCAGCACCGAGCGCCTGCAGGCGCTGGGCATCCAGGTGTTTGACAGCAACGAGGTGGACAAGCTCTCGGTCTATATCGATGGCGCCGACGAGATTGATGGTGCCGGCAATATGGTCAAAGGGGGCGGTGCCGCGCTGACCCGCGAGAAGATCGTGGCCGCCCAAAGCACCAAGTTTGTGTGCATTGCGGATGAGTCCAAGCTGGTGCAAACATTGGGCAAGTTTCCCTTGCCGGTGGAAGTCATCCCCATGGCGACGCAGCGCGTCATCGCCCAGTTTGCTGCCAAAGGCGGCAAAGGTTCCATCCGCTTGAAAGATGGCAAACCCTTGGTGACCGACAACGGCCAGTACATCGTGGACGTAACCGGCCTGCAGATCACTGACCCACTGGCCTTCGAAGCGGAGGTGAGCCAGTGGCCCGGCGTGGTGACAGTAGGTGTGTTCGCCTACCAGCGGGCCCAGGTGTGTTTGCTCGGCACAGCCAGTGGTGTCAAAACGTTAACGTTTCAGTAA
- a CDS encoding riboflavin synthase yields MFTGIITGVGRISAVQALGESSTHGKRLTIQAPPGYLDDVGLGDSIALNGACMTVTTFDVATQSFTIDISAESLDKTAGLDGLGTVNLEKALRANDRLGGHIVSGHVDGIGSISHFARVGESWELRVMAPPSLAKYLAYKCSITINGVSLTVNRVADLPGGCEISINLIPHTVENTALGTLAQGSRVNLEIDTVARYVERMMSAPAV; encoded by the coding sequence ATGTTCACAGGCATCATCACCGGCGTTGGCCGCATTTCCGCCGTCCAGGCACTGGGCGAATCCTCCACTCATGGCAAGCGCCTCACCATTCAAGCCCCGCCGGGCTATCTGGACGATGTGGGCTTGGGCGACAGCATTGCGCTCAACGGCGCCTGCATGACGGTCACCACCTTCGATGTGGCAACACAAAGTTTCACCATCGACATTTCTGCGGAGTCCCTCGATAAAACAGCCGGTCTCGACGGACTTGGCACCGTTAACCTCGAGAAAGCGTTGCGCGCCAACGATCGCTTGGGCGGGCACATTGTGTCCGGTCATGTGGATGGCATCGGCAGCATCAGCCACTTTGCCCGAGTAGGTGAAAGCTGGGAGCTGCGGGTGATGGCGCCCCCTAGTTTGGCCAAGTACTTGGCCTACAAATGCTCCATCACGATCAATGGTGTGAGCCTGACGGTGAACCGCGTGGCGGATCTGCCCGGCGGATGCGAGATAAGTATCAATCTGATACCCCACACGGTTGAAAACACCGCCTTGGGAACTTTGGCCCAAGGCAGCCGTGTCAACTTGGAGATCGATACGGTGGCGCGCTATGTAGAGCGCATGATGTCTGCGCCTGCGGTGTAA
- a CDS encoding quinone-dependent dihydroorotate dehydrogenase — protein MSLVPYALARRVLFNLDPEVAHDITMAGLAASQGNPLKLAYCNSRVDDPVTIAGLMFPNRVGMAAGLDKNARCIDGLGAMGFGFVEVGTVTPLAQPGNPKPRMFRLPEANALINRLGFNNHGLDAFIVNVQRSALRQSKNPSLLLGLNIGKNAATPIEKATDDYLICLDGVYPHADYITVNISSPNTKNLRSLQSDEALDALLGAIAERREQLAQKHGQRKPVFLKIAPDLEADQVAVIAATLQRYGTDSSGKVNNAWGVIGTNTTLSREAVKGMPHADEMGGLSGAPVLEKSNAVIGQLRAALGKDFPIIGVGGIMCAADAVSKIQAGADAVQIYTGLIYAGPQLVKDAALALKNLKK, from the coding sequence ATGTCTCTGGTGCCCTACGCCCTCGCCCGCCGCGTTTTGTTCAATCTGGACCCCGAAGTCGCCCACGACATCACAATGGCAGGCTTGGCTGCCAGCCAGGGCAACCCGCTTAAGCTGGCCTACTGCAACAGCCGGGTGGACGACCCGGTCACCATCGCCGGCTTGATGTTTCCCAACCGCGTGGGCATGGCCGCCGGCCTGGACAAAAACGCCCGCTGCATCGATGGCCTGGGTGCCATGGGCTTCGGCTTTGTGGAGGTCGGCACCGTCACCCCATTGGCCCAGCCGGGCAACCCCAAGCCCCGCATGTTCCGCCTGCCCGAAGCCAACGCGCTCATCAACCGCCTGGGCTTTAACAACCATGGTCTGGACGCCTTCATTGTCAATGTGCAGCGCTCCGCCCTGCGCCAGAGCAAAAACCCGTCTCTGTTGTTGGGCCTCAACATCGGCAAGAACGCGGCCACCCCCATCGAGAAGGCTACCGACGACTACCTGATTTGCCTGGACGGCGTGTACCCGCATGCGGACTACATCACTGTCAACATCTCCAGCCCCAACACCAAGAACCTGCGCAGCCTGCAAAGCGACGAGGCGCTGGACGCCCTGCTGGGCGCCATTGCCGAGCGCCGCGAACAGCTGGCCCAAAAGCACGGCCAGCGCAAACCCGTCTTCCTGAAAATTGCCCCGGATCTGGAAGCAGACCAGGTCGCCGTGATTGCCGCCACGCTCCAACGCTACGGCACCGATAGCAGTGGCAAGGTCAACAACGCCTGGGGCGTGATCGGCACCAACACCACTTTGTCACGTGAAGCGGTCAAGGGCATGCCACATGCCGATGAGATGGGCGGCCTGTCAGGCGCTCCGGTGCTGGAGAAGAGCAATGCCGTCATTGGCCAACTGCGTGCAGCGCTGGGTAAAGACTTCCCCATCATCGGCGTGGGCGGCATCATGTGCGCGGCCGATGCGGTCAGCAAAATTCAAGCGGGTGCGGATGCGGTGCAGATCTACACCGGACTGATTTATGCCGGGCCGCAGCTGGTGAAAGATGCGGCGCTGGCACTCAAAAATCTAAAGAAATAG
- a CDS encoding DUF4394 domain-containing protein translates to MSFTISHWIRAGAACALVALAGCAGMQEQAGAPRKETLHVVTDKLELLTINAGQPTKVLSRVMLSGLAAGDTLVGVDYRISKGVLFALSKSGRLYTVDTASGAMKAVGSTPAVALQGDAFGMDFNPVADRVRVMGASGQNLRLHPDTGALAATDPAPAYAPTDKRAGTKPEVVAAAYTYNKKDDKLTTNFAIDRNGGYLVTMGSAEGVQPVVSFNTGQLFTVGAIGVADMVDASMDIADVSGAAFAAIRLKSHATTRLYSLDLQTGKGTFIGTIGDGAKVLGMAVEL, encoded by the coding sequence ATGTCGTTCACTATTTCTCATTGGATACGCGCCGGAGCTGCGTGTGCCCTTGTGGCTTTGGCAGGATGTGCTGGCATGCAGGAGCAGGCCGGTGCGCCCCGCAAAGAAACCCTGCACGTAGTCACCGACAAACTGGAGCTGCTCACCATTAACGCCGGCCAGCCGACCAAGGTGCTGAGCCGCGTCATGCTGTCTGGCTTGGCTGCGGGTGACACCCTGGTGGGTGTGGATTACCGCATCTCCAAGGGTGTGCTGTTTGCTTTGAGCAAGTCCGGGCGCCTCTACACCGTGGATACCGCCAGCGGCGCCATGAAGGCGGTCGGAAGTACGCCCGCGGTGGCGCTGCAAGGGGATGCCTTCGGTATGGACTTCAACCCGGTGGCTGACCGGGTGCGGGTGATGGGGGCTAGCGGCCAGAACCTGCGTCTGCACCCCGACACCGGTGCACTGGCTGCCACCGACCCCGCGCCGGCCTATGCACCCACCGACAAACGCGCGGGCACCAAGCCCGAAGTGGTTGCTGCCGCATACACCTACAACAAGAAGGACGACAAGCTCACCACCAACTTTGCCATTGACCGCAATGGCGGCTATCTGGTCACCATGGGCTCGGCGGAGGGCGTGCAGCCGGTGGTGTCGTTCAATACCGGGCAGCTGTTCACCGTCGGGGCGATTGGTGTTGCCGACATGGTGGATGCCAGCATGGACATTGCGGATGTGTCGGGCGCTGCGTTTGCCGCCATCCGGCTAAAGTCCCATGCAACTACCCGGCTCTACAGCTTGGACCTGCAGACCGGCAAAGGCACCTTTATCGGCACCATCGGTGACGGTGCCAAGGTGCTGGGTATGGCCGTTGAACTCTGA